A genomic region of Thermodesulfobacteriota bacterium contains the following coding sequences:
- a CDS encoding DEAD/DEAH box helicase — MVLDNFHQAVINWFQRAFDTPTEIQAKAWPEIQKHHNTLIAAPTGSGKTLAAFLATIDYLVKQGLAGELPDQTEVLYVSPLRALSNDIERNLQVPLRGIREELSRLGLPEIELRVLVRTGDTPASARTAMIKNPPHILVTTPESLYLLLTSKNGRAMLSSVNTVIVDEIHALVGSKRGSHLSLSLERLNALTGRELVRVGLSATQKPIETIARFLLGSGGIDQSGHLDCVIIDAGHRRRLDLGIEVPRSPLTAVMSNEVWREVYDRLEQLIQEHKTTLIFVNTRRLAERMTHNLTERLGSQVVAAHHGSISKELRLDAEQRLKSGLLRALVATSSLELGIDIGSVDLVCQIGSPRSIASFLQRVGRSGHTVKGTPKGRLFPLSLDDLVECTALLDSVRRGELDNIVMPEKPLDVLAQQIVAEVASREYKEDELYQLICRAYPYRNLTRGQFDDVIKMLSEGYATQRGRRSAYLHHDIMNERLRARKGARLTAIVCGGTIPDNFDYDVILDPTNTFIGTVNEDFAIESVAGDIFLLGNNSWRILGVTGGKVRVEDAQGLPPTIPFWFGEAPGRSAELSLSVSRLREEISNRVGDLKEIGQEEDGIENSSDDSWKKNSLGWLTDEIGLTPEAADQLVTYLATVKAALGVIPTHKTLVMERFFDEAGAMHLVIHSPFGSRLNRAWGLALRKRFCRKFNFELQAAATEDSIILSLGATHSFPLEEVYTYLHPKTVRDLLIQAMLDSPMFEVRWRWNATTSLAVLRRRAGKKVPPAVQRIQSEDLIAVIFPDQLACQENVVGDREIPDHPLVNQTVHDCLYEAMDIEMLEGLLTDIHENKIGLVALDLREPSPLSEQILNARPYSFLDDVPLEERRTHAVQNRRWLDPAEASDLGKLDLAAINEVREEAWPQVGNAEELHDTLVLCGFLTVEEGKRGDGVNGWGGYLEELIEENRAVLLRDKKSGKEFWVAAERVLQMKEIYPQATLIPGIQMPERLIKRSSSDENPLVEIIRGRLEALGPIRAYTIAETMGLSLPEIEQALMALENEGFVFRGHFTPDLDELEWCERRLLARIHRYTLTTLRKEIQPVSAADFMRFLFSWHQLDIEDKPEGPEALQEVLKKLEGFEAPAASWEGDLLPSRMKDYDYVWLDMLCLSGKTVWGRFRQQSNYSNGSKSAGPIKATPITLVNRTNLPIWKKLSAPSNGGLENLSHEAQKVLEYLANQGASFFEDIVEKTGLIRVKVEEAIAELVAMGMVTSDSYTGLRALLVHSKYRTVRGRQKRSNISFKMEQAGRWSLLHTNGQPENDRKLDKESLITIARALLRRYGIVFRRLIERENVAPPWRELVRVLRTLEARGELRGGRFVEGFWGEQFALSEAVAMLRDKRREAKSGKLVSVSAADPLNLTGIVTPGKRVSSLFNNRILYRDGVPIAVRDGKEIKFLAELDRTEKWYIHSALIKRNISPRLRAYLGKGVV; from the coding sequence ATGGTTTTAGATAACTTCCATCAGGCCGTTATCAACTGGTTTCAAAGAGCCTTTGATACTCCCACCGAGATTCAGGCCAAGGCCTGGCCTGAAATCCAAAAACATCACAATACCCTCATCGCCGCCCCCACCGGGTCGGGTAAAACTCTGGCCGCATTTCTGGCCACGATTGATTACCTGGTCAAGCAGGGATTAGCCGGTGAATTGCCCGACCAGACAGAGGTGCTTTATGTATCTCCGCTTCGGGCTTTGAGCAACGACATAGAGCGGAACCTCCAGGTTCCGCTTCGCGGGATTCGAGAAGAGCTTAGTAGGTTGGGCTTACCAGAAATAGAACTGAGAGTACTGGTTCGCACCGGAGATACTCCCGCATCGGCACGAACGGCCATGATAAAAAATCCTCCGCATATCCTGGTCACCACACCGGAGTCGCTTTATCTCCTTTTGACCAGCAAAAACGGTCGAGCAATGTTGTCTAGTGTAAATACGGTCATCGTCGACGAGATACACGCCCTGGTAGGAAGTAAACGCGGCTCGCATCTATCTCTCTCTCTGGAGAGGCTAAACGCTCTGACCGGGAGGGAATTGGTCAGGGTAGGGCTTTCCGCTACACAAAAACCTATCGAGACGATAGCTCGTTTTTTGTTGGGTAGTGGCGGAATAGACCAGTCCGGTCATTTGGACTGTGTAATAATCGATGCCGGGCACAGGCGAAGGTTAGACCTGGGGATCGAGGTCCCTCGCTCGCCGCTCACTGCGGTGATGTCAAACGAGGTGTGGAGAGAGGTTTATGACAGATTAGAACAGCTCATACAAGAGCACAAGACCACTTTGATATTCGTCAACACCAGACGCTTAGCCGAGCGTATGACCCACAACCTGACGGAGAGGCTCGGCTCTCAGGTAGTTGCCGCCCATCATGGGAGCATATCGAAGGAACTCAGGCTCGATGCGGAGCAGAGATTGAAATCAGGATTGCTTAGGGCGCTTGTGGCAACCTCGTCATTGGAGCTGGGCATCGACATCGGCTCGGTAGACCTGGTGTGTCAGATAGGCTCACCAAGGTCTATTGCTTCGTTTTTACAGCGAGTAGGCCGTTCCGGGCATACGGTCAAGGGAACTCCCAAGGGAAGGCTCTTTCCTCTCAGCTTGGATGATTTGGTGGAATGTACAGCGCTCCTGGATTCGGTAAGGCGAGGCGAGTTAGACAACATTGTCATGCCGGAAAAGCCGCTCGACGTCCTGGCTCAGCAGATAGTGGCCGAGGTGGCCTCTCGGGAATACAAAGAAGACGAACTGTATCAGTTAATTTGTCGCGCGTACCCTTACCGGAATTTAACCCGTGGTCAGTTTGACGATGTGATAAAAATGCTCTCCGAAGGTTATGCCACCCAGAGGGGAAGACGGAGCGCATATTTGCACCATGACATCATGAATGAGCGACTGAGAGCGCGTAAAGGCGCGCGACTGACAGCAATCGTCTGTGGAGGCACCATACCGGACAATTTTGATTATGACGTTATACTCGACCCTACCAATACCTTCATCGGTACGGTCAACGAAGACTTCGCCATAGAGAGTGTGGCCGGCGATATTTTTCTTCTGGGAAATAATTCCTGGAGGATACTGGGGGTCACCGGGGGCAAGGTAAGGGTGGAAGACGCCCAGGGCCTGCCCCCGACCATTCCGTTCTGGTTTGGCGAGGCCCCGGGAAGGAGCGCCGAGCTGTCGCTTTCCGTTTCCAGGCTGAGGGAAGAGATTTCAAACAGGGTAGGGGACTTGAAAGAAATTGGCCAGGAAGAAGATGGAATCGAAAATTCCTCAGACGATAGCTGGAAGAAAAATTCACTCGGTTGGCTCACCGACGAGATAGGATTGACACCGGAGGCCGCCGACCAGTTGGTAACCTATTTGGCCACGGTAAAAGCCGCTCTGGGTGTAATACCTACCCACAAGACCCTAGTGATGGAGAGGTTTTTTGATGAAGCGGGAGCGATGCACCTGGTCATACATTCTCCATTCGGAAGCAGGCTCAACCGGGCCTGGGGTCTCGCTTTGAGAAAGCGTTTCTGCCGGAAGTTTAATTTTGAGCTACAGGCGGCGGCCACCGAGGATTCGATAATTCTGTCTCTCGGTGCTACTCACAGCTTTCCGCTCGAGGAAGTCTATACATACTTACACCCCAAGACCGTTCGCGATTTGTTGATTCAAGCCATGCTTGACTCTCCCATGTTCGAGGTGCGCTGGAGATGGAATGCCACCACTTCTCTGGCAGTATTGAGACGAAGGGCCGGGAAGAAGGTTCCTCCGGCTGTACAGAGAATACAATCGGAAGACCTAATCGCCGTCATCTTCCCGGATCAACTGGCCTGTCAGGAAAATGTTGTAGGAGACAGGGAAATACCCGACCATCCCCTGGTCAATCAGACGGTTCATGATTGCCTATACGAGGCGATGGATATAGAAATGCTTGAGGGTCTTTTGACCGACATACATGAAAACAAGATCGGCCTCGTAGCTCTTGACCTGAGGGAACCTTCGCCGTTGTCCGAACAAATCTTGAACGCCCGTCCTTATTCCTTCCTGGACGATGTGCCGCTCGAAGAAAGGAGAACCCACGCCGTTCAGAACCGCAGGTGGCTGGACCCGGCGGAGGCTTCTGATCTGGGCAAGCTGGATTTAGCCGCAATAAACGAGGTAAGAGAGGAAGCTTGGCCCCAGGTGGGGAATGCAGAGGAATTGCATGACACACTGGTTTTATGCGGGTTTCTGACTGTAGAGGAAGGCAAGAGGGGCGACGGCGTGAACGGGTGGGGAGGTTATCTTGAGGAGTTGATCGAGGAAAACCGCGCCGTTCTTTTGCGGGATAAAAAAAGCGGGAAGGAATTTTGGGTAGCCGCCGAACGCGTATTGCAGATGAAGGAAATCTATCCTCAAGCTACTCTTATTCCGGGGATTCAAATGCCGGAGAGGTTGATAAAGCGTTCATCTTCCGACGAGAATCCTTTAGTAGAAATTATTCGAGGGAGATTGGAAGCCCTCGGCCCTATACGCGCGTATACGATTGCCGAGACGATGGGGCTTTCTCTCCCAGAGATTGAGCAGGCGCTTATGGCGCTTGAGAACGAGGGTTTCGTTTTTCGGGGTCATTTCACACCGGATTTGGATGAACTGGAATGGTGCGAACGCCGTCTCTTAGCCCGTATCCACCGTTACACCTTGACAACATTGCGAAAGGAAATACAGCCGGTCTCCGCGGCAGATTTTATGCGGTTCCTCTTCTCCTGGCACCAACTGGATATCGAAGACAAGCCGGAAGGTCCCGAAGCCTTGCAGGAGGTACTCAAGAAACTAGAGGGATTTGAGGCGCCCGCCGCTTCATGGGAAGGGGATTTATTGCCCTCCCGAATGAAGGACTACGATTATGTGTGGCTGGATATGCTCTGCCTCTCCGGCAAGACGGTTTGGGGTAGGTTCAGACAACAGAGCAATTATTCAAATGGAAGTAAGAGCGCCGGTCCGATTAAGGCTACTCCCATTACCCTGGTCAACAGGACAAATTTGCCGATTTGGAAAAAATTAAGTGCACCTTCCAACGGCGGTTTGGAGAACTTGTCGCACGAGGCTCAGAAGGTTTTGGAATACTTGGCCAACCAGGGCGCTTCTTTCTTCGAGGATATCGTGGAGAAAACGGGACTAATAAGGGTGAAGGTAGAGGAAGCGATTGCCGAGCTTGTGGCTATGGGAATGGTTACGTCGGATAGCTATACCGGGTTGAGGGCACTTCTCGTTCATTCCAAATACCGTACGGTCAGGGGGAGACAAAAGCGGTCGAATATAAGCTTTAAAATGGAGCAAGCCGGACGCTGGTCTCTTCTGCATACTAACGGGCAGCCGGAGAACGACAGGAAGCTTGACAAAGAATCTTTAATAACGATAGCCAGGGCATTGCTCAGAAGATACGGTATCGTGTTTCGAAGGCTCATAGAGCGGGAGAATGTTGCTCCGCCCTGGAGGGAGTTGGTTCGGGTTTTGAGAACATTGGAGGCGAGGGGTGAATTAAGAGGGGGAAGGTTTGTCGAGGGTTTCTGGGGCGAGCAATTTGCCTTGTCCGAAGCAGTGGCCATGCTCAGGGACAAGAGGAGGGAGGCCAAGAGCGGGAAGCTCGTCTCGGTGAGCGCCGCCGACCCGCTCAACCTGACCGGAATCGTCACCCCGGGCAAGCGTGTTTCCTCTCTATTCAATAATCGCATTCTTTACAGAGACGGCGTGCCGATAGCGGTCAGAGATGGTAAAGAAATCAAATTCCTGGCCGAATTGGACAGGACGGAAAAATGGTATATCCACAGCGCCTTAATCAAAAGGAATATCTCGCCAAGGCTCCGAGCCTATTTGGGAAAGGGTGTGGTTTAG
- a CDS encoding CVNH domain-containing protein: MKRNFTNPVIIFSLLLIPLTLPAPTYAQNLPPGDFTKTCKNFSVLGPILIAQCQKRNGEWAATRIDYRDCEYVVNDNGNLKCDRWRPAHLPKGSYKETCKDIRVDGKYLKADCRRKDGGWKYSDINYKDCDGDIFNDDGRLKCNQSQKLPKGSYKQSCRDIWVDGKQLKAECKKIDGGWRDTGINWKNCSGDIYNDNGRLKCK, translated from the coding sequence ATGAAAAGAAATTTTACTAACCCTGTAATAATATTTTCCTTACTGCTAATTCCCCTTACTCTACCGGCCCCAACCTATGCGCAAAACCTACCTCCCGGGGACTTCACCAAGACGTGTAAAAACTTCTCTGTTCTTGGCCCTATTCTGATCGCCCAGTGCCAAAAACGTAACGGCGAGTGGGCAGCGACTAGGATAGATTATAGAGACTGCGAGTATGTGGTTAACGACAATGGAAACCTGAAATGTGACCGGTGGAGACCGGCTCATTTACCTAAAGGTAGCTACAAAGAGACATGCAAGGACATTCGGGTTGACGGGAAATACTTGAAGGCTGATTGCAGGAGAAAAGACGGCGGCTGGAAATACTCGGACATCAATTATAAGGATTGTGACGGGGATATATTTAACGATGACGGAAGGCTAAAGTGTAATCAATCCCAGAAACTGCCCAAGGGGAGCTACAAGCAGAGTTGTAGGGATATCTGGGTGGACGGAAAACAATTAAAAGCCGAATGTAAAAAAATAGACGGCGGCTGGCGTGACACGGGCATCAACTGGAAGAATTGCTCCGGCGATATATACAACGACAACGGAAGGCTTAAGTGTAAATGA
- a CDS encoding MgtC/SapB family protein translates to MLENLELLQSLLIALALGILIGAERGMAIAREEIEEKKTFAGIRTFALISLLGALSQHFTSQFGRLFFVSSFLVFVLLVIAAYLQTSKEEKDLGTTTEITAVLTFLYGAMSMTEYRLVAVALTIFTTVILYTKKYSHAFITRVTEREFYATLKFAIIAFVILPFLPQNDYLGFFNPYKIWVVVVIISGIEFASYILMKLMPPRKGIAVIGLLGGIVSSTAFVMNASQRSREEKSLTHSLAFSSTLASSTVFLKLIIEVYIFNKSMVTEVSIPLVAMFFLGIAGSLFLWRTSMREEEIERIDLKSPFTLGPALKFAAIFTAIIFFTTLASTHLGTGGIYLTSGLSGVVNLDAPTVSLANLAYKDITAQVATLGIVIAACVNTVSKVVIALLLGTREFSRLVALSFSFPTVGGLIYIALSIVGLI, encoded by the coding sequence ATGCTTGAAAACCTCGAGCTTCTGCAATCGCTCCTCATCGCTCTGGCGCTGGGAATTCTGATCGGGGCAGAGAGGGGGATGGCCATTGCCCGTGAGGAAATAGAGGAGAAGAAAACATTTGCCGGGATTAGGACCTTTGCCCTGATCTCGCTTCTTGGTGCGCTTTCCCAGCATTTTACTAGCCAATTCGGAAGGCTTTTTTTTGTTTCCTCTTTTCTGGTTTTTGTATTACTGGTTATTGCTGCCTACTTGCAGACGTCGAAGGAAGAGAAAGACTTGGGGACAACCACAGAAATAACGGCCGTGCTCACCTTCCTCTATGGTGCAATGAGCATGACCGAATATCGGTTGGTTGCCGTTGCCCTGACTATTTTTACGACCGTTATACTATATACCAAGAAATACTCCCACGCCTTCATAACCCGCGTAACCGAGAGGGAATTCTATGCAACGTTGAAGTTTGCCATAATCGCTTTTGTTATTCTCCCGTTTCTACCACAAAATGATTATCTTGGATTTTTTAACCCCTATAAGATTTGGGTCGTAGTAGTGATAATCTCGGGCATTGAGTTTGCCAGCTATATATTGATGAAGCTCATGCCCCCAAGGAAGGGAATTGCCGTAATCGGCTTACTGGGCGGCATTGTGTCCAGCACCGCTTTTGTGATGAATGCTTCCCAGAGGAGCAGAGAGGAAAAGTCTTTGACCCATTCTCTGGCCTTTTCCTCCACTCTGGCCTCCTCGACTGTTTTTCTCAAACTGATTATCGAGGTTTATATATTCAACAAATCCATGGTCACGGAAGTTTCCATTCCGTTGGTGGCGATGTTCTTCTTGGGAATAGCCGGCTCTTTATTTCTCTGGAGAACAAGCATGAGAGAAGAAGAGATAGAAAGAATCGATTTAAAGAGTCCGTTCACCCTCGGTCCTGCTCTCAAGTTTGCGGCAATTTTTACGGCGATAATATTTTTTACCACGCTTGCAAGCACTCATCTGGGTACGGGAGGTATCTACCTTACATCGGGTCTGAGCGGGGTTGTTAACCTGGATGCCCCTACAGTCTCACTGGCCAATCTAGCCTATAAAGACATCACGGCGCAGGTGGCCACGCTGGGGATCGTCATAGCCGCATGTGTGAACACCGTGTCTAAGGTGGTAATTGCGCTTTTATTGGGCACGAGGGAATTCTCACGTCTGGTGGCCCTCTCATTTTCTTTCCCCACGGTCGGCGGACTGATATACATAGCCCTGTCGATTGTAGGGTTGATTTGA
- a CDS encoding MFS transporter: MTRYVNGLNGTGADENRSIINRQFVLITLSGFIFFFNFHSFLLLPLRIKELGGTESDIGFIMGAASLSTIVTTPAVGILVDRWGKKWFLALGGLIMSLTTIPFAYIHTLDFLFPLLRLLHGAAFSLCFIAAGTLTADVSPASKRSQALGLFGVFTIVNYALAPFIGRRLVENYGFSGFFLIVFIFGFLSFLIALFIKEPESETSDMVIRNGIFTTLFRKGVFVAAFTLMISGSGFIPTLTFIPVFAKELRIESFDVFFIAYTLSALLMRIFGGWIPDRFGKKRSAAPSLLFFALSIIWISHAASVTDFIESGILFGLSHGLVYPSIYALVIDLSPEADRGKAFAICSASFTLGGMLGSFIYGLVAEYRGFPIMYLSAGLVCMTGFIAFTLFGRDRP, encoded by the coding sequence ATGACCAGATATGTAAATGGCTTGAACGGAACCGGTGCGGACGAAAACCGGTCTATTATAAACCGCCAGTTCGTGCTGATTACCCTCTCCGGGTTTATTTTCTTTTTCAACTTTCATTCTTTTTTGCTCTTGCCCCTTCGTATCAAAGAGCTGGGTGGAACCGAGTCGGATATAGGGTTTATCATGGGAGCCGCTTCACTCAGCACGATCGTTACCACCCCGGCGGTGGGTATATTGGTGGATAGATGGGGAAAAAAATGGTTCTTGGCCCTGGGCGGGTTAATTATGTCCCTTACCACTATTCCGTTTGCCTATATTCACACCCTGGATTTCCTTTTTCCTCTGCTCAGGCTCCTGCACGGAGCGGCCTTTTCTCTCTGCTTCATAGCGGCGGGGACGCTTACGGCGGATGTCTCTCCGGCTTCGAAAAGGAGCCAGGCGCTCGGGCTTTTCGGCGTTTTTACCATCGTGAATTATGCCCTTGCTCCGTTTATCGGTAGGCGTCTCGTGGAGAATTATGGTTTCAGCGGATTCTTCCTGATTGTTTTCATATTCGGATTTCTTTCTTTTCTGATTGCCCTGTTCATAAAGGAGCCTGAGAGTGAAACCAGTGATATGGTTATCAGGAACGGAATCTTCACGACCCTATTTCGAAAGGGGGTATTTGTTGCCGCATTCACCCTGATGATATCCGGCTCCGGTTTTATTCCAACACTGACATTCATCCCGGTATTCGCCAAGGAACTGAGGATTGAATCGTTCGACGTCTTCTTCATAGCCTACACCCTATCTGCCCTTTTGATGAGGATATTCGGCGGGTGGATACCAGACCGGTTTGGCAAAAAAAGATCAGCCGCTCCTTCTCTCCTCTTCTTTGCCCTGAGTATAATCTGGATAAGCCATGCTGCGAGTGTAACCGATTTCATAGAATCTGGAATTCTCTTTGGACTTAGCCACGGGCTTGTCTATCCTTCGATCTATGCCCTGGTTATTGATCTTTCTCCGGAAGCGGATAGGGGGAAGGCGTTTGCTATATGTAGCGCCTCTTTCACACTAGGCGGAATGCTGGGCTCTTTCATATATGGCTTAGTTGCCGAATATCGGGGCTTTCCCATTATGTACTTGTCTGCCGGGCTAGTTTGTATGACCGGGTTTATCGCTTTTACCCTTTTTGGAAGGGATAGGCCTTGA
- a CDS encoding PaaI family thioesterase, producing the protein MTDGIKHEEIKLPFPSPPFWELLGIEVTEMGEGYARLVMPFHEKLTQPYGIAHGGALFSLADSAAAIAILSVSESSKKFLTVEMKINFLAPVKEGTTEARARVLRRGRVVPVEIEVLNNNELVAKAIATYIILDENKKL; encoded by the coding sequence ATGACCGACGGCATCAAGCATGAAGAGATAAAACTGCCCTTCCCTTCGCCGCCCTTCTGGGAGCTCTTGGGAATCGAGGTGACGGAGATGGGTGAAGGCTATGCCAGACTGGTTATGCCTTTTCATGAAAAACTTACTCAGCCCTACGGCATCGCCCACGGTGGAGCTCTCTTTTCCCTGGCCGATTCTGCCGCTGCCATAGCCATCTTGTCTGTTAGCGAGAGTTCAAAGAAATTTCTTACTGTGGAGATGAAAATAAATTTCCTGGCTCCGGTCAAGGAAGGAACTACGGAAGCCCGGGCCAGGGTCTTGAGAAGGGGAAGAGTCGTTCCGGTGGAAATTGAGGTTTTGAACAACAACGAACTGGTTGCAAAAGCGATTGCAACATATATAATTCTTGATGAAAACAAAAAATTATAG
- the lysS gene encoding lysine--tRNA ligase, translating into MENELIAQRRQKLEELKNLGINPFSNDFKPLNESAEILASYGSFTEEQLKDLTREFLLAGRVVAIRDFGKSLFFHLMDRTGKIQGYVRKDVAGEDSLNLFKDYVDVGDFIGIKGTLFKTKTGELTISVKDFQILTKALRPLPEKWHGLKDVETRYRQRYLDLISNPQARDIFVKRTRIIRLLRQFLDDKGFLEVETPILHSVAGGAAARPFKTYHNALDMELFLRIAPELYLKRLVVGGLERVYEIGRMFRNEGVSTQHNPEFTMVELYQAYATYEDLMGLIEELICFITKNLLGTLEFKYGELNINMNRPWKRINIIESLRSQLGEDVLKDEQKLFQKADSLGIAHRGIKGKAMVEIFEHLVGTNIVDPTFVYEFPLDVSPLARKNDQNPEFTDRFELFIAGREIANAFSELNDPIDQNERFVKQLELKARGEEEVHETDKDFITALEHGMPPTAGAGIGIDRLVMLLTNSPSIREVIFFPHLRPE; encoded by the coding sequence ATGGAAAATGAACTGATAGCGCAGAGAAGACAGAAATTAGAAGAACTAAAAAATCTAGGAATAAATCCATTCTCCAACGATTTTAAACCTCTTAATGAATCGGCAGAAATTCTGGCTTCCTATGGGAGCTTTACCGAAGAGCAGTTGAAAGACTTAACCAGGGAGTTCTTGCTCGCTGGCCGTGTAGTAGCGATCAGGGATTTCGGGAAAAGTTTGTTTTTCCACCTCATGGACAGAACCGGGAAGATACAGGGATATGTGCGCAAAGACGTTGCCGGTGAGGATAGTCTGAATCTCTTCAAGGATTATGTCGACGTCGGGGACTTCATCGGGATTAAGGGAACCCTGTTCAAGACGAAGACCGGCGAGCTTACAATAAGCGTGAAAGACTTCCAGATTCTGACGAAGGCGCTTCGTCCTCTTCCGGAGAAATGGCATGGACTCAAGGATGTGGAAACCAGGTATAGGCAGCGATACCTGGATTTGATCTCGAACCCGCAAGCAAGGGATATCTTCGTCAAGAGAACAAGGATAATAAGACTATTAAGGCAGTTTCTGGACGATAAGGGCTTTTTAGAAGTAGAAACCCCCATACTTCATTCGGTGGCCGGGGGCGCTGCGGCCAGGCCTTTCAAAACCTATCATAATGCGCTGGATATGGAACTCTTCTTGAGAATTGCGCCGGAGCTATATCTAAAGAGGTTAGTTGTCGGCGGGTTGGAGAGGGTGTACGAGATTGGGAGAATGTTCAGGAACGAGGGAGTTTCCACCCAGCATAATCCAGAATTCACCATGGTGGAGCTTTATCAGGCTTATGCCACCTATGAGGACCTGATGGGGTTGATAGAAGAGCTTATCTGTTTCATCACCAAAAACCTTTTGGGCACGTTGGAGTTTAAATACGGTGAGCTGAATATAAACATGAATCGTCCCTGGAAAAGAATCAATATTATCGAATCGCTGAGGAGTCAACTGGGAGAAGATGTTCTTAAAGATGAGCAGAAGCTTTTCCAAAAAGCCGATTCCCTGGGAATAGCACACAGGGGGATAAAGGGAAAAGCGATGGTGGAGATATTTGAACATCTGGTGGGCACGAATATTGTTGACCCGACTTTTGTGTATGAATTCCCGCTCGACGTGTCCCCCTTGGCCAGGAAAAATGACCAGAACCCGGAGTTCACGGACAGATTCGAGCTTTTCATAGCCGGACGAGAGATTGCTAACGCCTTTTCCGAGCTCAACGACCCTATTGACCAAAATGAGAGATTCGTCAAACAGCTTGAGTTGAAAGCTAGAGGGGAGGAAGAGGTGCATGAAACGGATAAGGATTTTATCACCGCACTGGAACACGGGATGCCCCCCACCGCCGGAGCGGGGATCGGTATAGACCGTCTGGTCATGCTTCTCACAAATTCACCCTCGATCAGGGAAGTAATTTTCTTCCCCCATCTTAGACCCGAATGA
- a CDS encoding FtsX-like permease family protein, with amino-acid sequence MKYEIFIGLRYLRSKRRQAFVSIIGLISILGVFIGVMALNVVLGVMRGFEEELREKILGVNSHLVVLSYDGPVKDYEKVTKEVLNFRDVVGASPFVYGQGMLVGENNVSGAVVRGIDPETAGSVTNIEEAIGRGVVGREEKAKSEKLVSVGKEIILKLGKDTKSGRPPIIIGRELATTLGVSLGDVVNLVSPFGRVGPFGPQAKIKRFEIIGISDYGMVEYDSSIAYIDLTDAMEFFEMGNSVTGVEVKLKNIYEAKKLGEEISTQLGFPFYTRNWEEVNRSLFRALRLERMAIAIFLGFIILVAALDIVSTLTMVVMEKGKDIAILRAMGATRQEIMTIFITDGMIIGFIGTFLGTIAGLGICYLVKTSDAVKQLIPFDTQVYPVSEFPVKIEPLYFLAVAFFSLLICFLATLYPSYQASQKDPVEALRYE; translated from the coding sequence ATGAAATACGAAATCTTCATCGGACTTAGATACCTCCGGTCAAAAAGAAGGCAGGCCTTTGTGTCGATCATAGGCCTAATATCCATCCTCGGTGTATTCATCGGGGTAATGGCCCTAAACGTTGTCCTCGGTGTCATGAGGGGGTTTGAGGAAGAGCTGAGGGAAAAGATATTGGGGGTAAACTCGCATCTGGTAGTCCTTAGCTACGACGGCCCGGTGAAGGATTATGAAAAAGTAACAAAAGAGGTATTGAACTTCAGGGATGTGGTCGGCGCTAGCCCTTTTGTCTATGGACAGGGAATGCTGGTCGGAGAAAACAACGTATCTGGTGCGGTTGTTAGGGGTATAGACCCGGAGACCGCCGGGAGTGTAACCAATATAGAGGAGGCCATCGGAAGAGGCGTTGTGGGGAGGGAAGAAAAGGCCAAAAGCGAGAAACTTGTAAGCGTAGGCAAAGAGATAATCCTTAAGCTCGGGAAGGATACAAAATCAGGAAGACCTCCCATAATTATTGGCCGGGAGCTGGCCACCACCCTGGGCGTTTCTCTTGGGGACGTGGTCAACCTGGTGTCTCCTTTTGGCCGGGTTGGTCCATTCGGCCCCCAAGCGAAGATAAAAAGGTTTGAAATTATCGGCATATCCGACTATGGGATGGTTGAGTACGATTCTTCTATAGCCTATATCGACTTGACGGATGCGATGGAGTTCTTCGAGATGGGGAACAGCGTTACCGGGGTCGAGGTCAAGCTGAAAAATATATACGAGGCAAAAAAGCTAGGCGAGGAAATCAGCACTCAACTGGGATTCCCATTTTACACCAGGAACTGGGAAGAGGTTAATAGAAGCCTGTTTCGAGCACTCCGTCTGGAGAGGATGGCCATAGCTATATTTCTCGGATTCATAATACTGGTCGCCGCCCTGGATATAGTCAGCACCCTTACCATGGTGGTTATGGAGAAGGGCAAGGATATCGCCATCCTACGGGCAATGGGTGCAACCCGTCAGGAGATCATGACCATATTCATAACGGACGGCATGATAATCGGGTTTATCGGGACCTTTCTTGGGACAATTGCCGGGCTGGGAATATGCTATCTGGTGAAAACTAGCGACGCCGTAAAGCAGCTCATTCCTTTTGATACCCAGGTCTATCCTGTTTCTGAGTTTCCAGTTAAAATTGAACCGCTTTATTTTTTGGCGGTGGCTTTTTTCAGCCTGCTGATATGTTTCTTGGCTACCCTGTATCCGTCGTATCAGGCATCCCAAAAGGATCCGGTCGAGGCATTGAGGTATGAATGA